AAAAGGCCAACTATTGAACAACAGGATTTCTATAATCTGTAACTGTGGCCGCATGAGCCACATACTCATCCCTTCATAGAAAATTAATGTCCCTTTACTATGCTAAATACCAAAAGGTAGTAATTCATAGAAATGACTGACAGAGAGAACCTTTCTACCTCTGACAGAATGCCACCTCCACATCCAACATCAATAACTTTGAGACCTTCAAGTGGCTTAGATGAATATGGATCCCTCCTAGAAGAATGAATACGCACATTTATGAAGTtaggtaaaaagaaaagaaaaaacaaatactATGTGTTGTTTCTTAAGACATGACAGCTTATAGTTAGTCTAAACAAAGAAGTTTATAGCCCAAAAATTCATGCAAATGGAGTACTATAAGAATTTACAAATATCGTTACTGGTTTGGTTAGTCTAGTCCAGCATAGTAATTCACTAGCTCAATCAAGAAATCAATCCTATAGAAATGCATTGCCCATGTAGATCAGAAACACCTTAAGAGAAGACTTTATTCATAAACAGCAGctttatcaatttttttctttgagatggTAAGATATGCCACAAAGAAAGCATCACAGCACATTGTCCATCTATAACTTCAACATTCAATAATTggtaaagtgaatatgttaaatgGGTGCAGAAATATAGTGGGGCAGTAGACttagtgtgtatatatattcagGCAGCTACCGATGATATCAGCAAAAATGAATATGCTGAAGGGGTGCAGAAATGTACCCGAAATGTCTACAAAGAGTGGAGCGGATGAAAGATAGTCTGGTTGGATTCATCAAATGCAAAGGTTTGAATGGACCATTGGCATCCCACCTGTTTATTCCAGAAACAGCACCGTCATCAATAAGCAATTACATGCAAGGCAATAATTTGTAGTTCCCTTCCAATTTGAGCATTTCATATGCAAATTACAACAAGTTACACTGGTAGCTAAACACTCCCATCTAATTCACAGCCTACTTTGTGCGCTTACTTGAAAGCAGCTTGCAACATGCTGAAATCCACAAACATGTGTGCCAATTCAACACCACTAGCTATCGTATCACTGTATACATCCAACCCCCAGCCAAGGACAGCAAAATGAATACATGATGGTACGAGTATAGGTATGCGTAAATCCGATTCCTTCGTTAACATCTTATTATAACCATCTCATTGCTGCATATCCAATTCCTCTTTGCAATGACAATAGTAATCTCCTACAGTGCCCATCACTGTGGGAGATATTCTCCCCAATGAGAACGATTCTATTCAAATCCGAAAAAAGTAGGCCAACTAATCTGTTAAACTCTAGTGCTTCGGCTCTCATGCTAGAAGCAGTGTTCGCCGCTAACCTTCGAATACACACACGCGAGCGCACTTAAAACATGCCGATCGTTCAAGCCCACTCCAGCGCAAAATTTGACCAAGCATTCAGCAAAAGCACTGCAGTTCATCGTCCCAGGAAAAGGAAGGAGGGATCTCACCAGGTCTCGGCGATGGCTGCGAACTTGGCGACCTCCGCGGGGTTCAGCGACGAGACGTTGGGTCCTCCGCCCGATCGCGACGGGCCTTGAGGCGGAGATGAAGGCGGCAGCGGGGGCTGGGGCGGGgccgaggaagaggctgccGAGGCACAACGGCGCCATCGGGGGAGGAGGGCGTAGGGAGGCGAGTGGTTAGGGCTTGGGATTTGTGCCCTGACACGGggggtggaggcggaggagaggagggcgcggcggagggagtgggggaggcggcggagcaTCGTTCGCGGCTTCGTGTAGCTACGGGACGCCGGCGAGGTCAGAGTTCGGACTCGGAGGTGACACGACGGTATTGCCTGAGATGTGGACAAATGGGTTTTCCCTTCGCTGGCGGAAGGCACGGCTGCAGGCCATGCGGACCATTGGATGCGCGATCGAACGGCCGATATGAGATGAGGAGTTGCTAGGATTTAGTTCCATTTGAAACATGAGAAGTTACTCTAATTCTTACAAGGATCGAAATATTTTTCTGCATATTTTTTTCAGTTTCAAGCAGACCTTAATTTATGAGAAAATTCCCTCTATGCTATCAAATAATAATGTAATTTCTTTTATGTCATCCTACAAAATAAACTTCCTTAAATGTTATTATTTCTAATTTTCATTTATTCTTCACCACTGCCACCTATTTGACCTATAAAAATAATGCATTTGCCCTCAGAGAGGAGAGAAACCGAGTCAAGAAGAGATCAGATGCACAAGATGGCTTATGATGAACTCTGCGTCCCATGCCTTTGAGGTCATGCGGGTCAGGCTCGATGACAGGCTTGATAGTATGGGTGGCCCATGTCAAGGGACGAGGTATTCGCATCCACGGCGGTAGCATCTGCAAGCTCTTCCTTCAGCAGCCGTACCAAAGGTTGTCATCCTCTTACGGAAGGCAAATGTGTCTTTTTTATTAGTCAAATAGATGATAGTGttaagaaagaaataaaaattagaaacagTGATATTCGAGGAAGTTCATTTGGTAGGATGAAACAAATAAAATTATCTTattattgaaagtgcatctaccCCTTATAtgtagttttggtaattaatgataatatatatagactaactatgttgttgagaattattagtagtaTGTTCCATACGTGATAcatgaaaaaaaagatatgcaTTAAGATCAATAAGCTCTAGATGATACTCAGGTAagtaatgacaatacctatggactaataataatgttgagaattgttattagatTATTTCAAAGGAGATGCATAAAAAATGAAGTATGAATTCATTGAGAAACACCATGAGTTTAAAGAATTACATCAAAGTtaatgagctcttagtgatgcttataagaagaaagaaaagcttaTATAAAATTGGTGATAAGAGTAAATGCTAAATTACTTGTGGTGATCAAGTAATTAAAGGTATGACATTGTTAATAGAATTTTATGGATTAACCCATGTGCTtcgtgcttgagagtgagttgatgttaggatccataaaaaggtataagttgaattaaaatcatatatgccaaaagtgaagaacaaaattagactccatatatgataaagtgaatttattgaagatgttgaatataaaataattttctatggtAATACGATAAAGAGCAAGTAAGACTTGGCTACGATGGACTATCCAGTGGTGAAAGACAAACAAATGGCTTGACATCGAATGATCAAAGCGGttgtgaagagcgagtgaaagGTTTGCACCAATACCGTGCGAGACCATGAGAAACTATGgatgattcgcatcaatcatatgaagaattaaTAAGAaatggagtgaagattatatggaagttggcaaccctcaaggtttgaaagaaagaagcggtactcaaaaaaattcaaaggctcaaattgaacgagttttacatttgaatttgagtataagtatgccgcactattaagagagatgaAATATAGAGCTAAGTGTCGTGTCTcggtgctcaagagttttctaactAACCCAAAGTGAGATTTAGCTTAAGgatctgtcggtgaatcaggaaccaggggtccccgaatcccgaggccaggccagcaatccatcacatggcgccctcccgcagAGGTCagctccgcgaggtaaaaaagactaagtctcgggagagggcgctcagggtcacagtcagtggtccccgagtacccgggttccccgatgatctacgaagactaagtgaccgggaagaaagtgctgggggaggtaaacagtgacctccgagcacctaagtcccccgacgaccaggagaaccaagtatcgggaggggtgtgcccagggctgcgagcagtgACCTCCCGGGCACaccgagtgccccgaggacccaacgaaggaagtttcgggagagagtgctcggggctgcgagcaacggtccccgagcactcggttccccgaggactgagaaagggcgttctcgggagagagtgctcggggaggtgaacagtgacccccgagcactcggttccccgacgacccaggaagccccctgacagtggcccccacaggggtccatcgatgaggtgtcagccagtgaaaggtccgaggccgcatttaagagcgcgtgtggcctgtcacctccaactgctcccgccacgctcagtgtcagttcctgccatattctgacagaagggcgtggggacatttaatgcacgggtcccatcccgcgctatccggcgcgcctcgggatagcgtcgtgatgcccgaggcgttccgtctgtcgcgctgctgtggcaggcgaacaagacggggcgggcacgccgggccgctctacggctgcccggtgggccctctccacggcgcccgttgccagcgccatcatgacgactgaagaccgggcgcggggcgcattttcaacccccgtcacttcgcacagaggctatgatggcgccttttctatttatggcgccttggaactcgtgccctcccattcggggcacgctaccgccgacgGATATTTAAGGAGCCGGCAGGCGCGGACAAAAAGGAGAGAGGTCTAGAGGTCTGAAGTCTGAGAAGGAGAGTTAATTCAAGGGCGATGCTCGAACTCTCAGGCAAAGCGCACTCAAAGCCAACAGTCACACatagatcgaagaacaccttcgtacgagcatagaaaccgaagaacaaggagcctcaggctctatgatagacagacattcttgtaactagtatattcctgagagacattctcagggcatttatagcatccacacaggagtagggtgttacgcgcagtgcggcccgaacctgtctaaaaatcccccagcgcatttactcttttctgcattagatcattccaccccaccagccatcgcattcatatccatttatttctctagcaaacacattcagaatcatccccccggccgaatctctaaaaaggggtccctcaggatccctgcgacagaagCTAACCCTCTGACAGGATCCGGTGcagaaagtgtggaagtatccGAATTgggttttagagtgttcctattttgatccaatgtgtttgaggtcataAATTttgttgggatgtgtagccctctgaataagtttttcataaaatccaaaatcatcgaaatcggaccTCGAGATCAAAAGCTATCGCTGTTTTTAGAGGGTCAGCTAtgctgaactcggatactccgggttcgcTGAAGTCTCTGTGTTTAGCTCTGAGTCAGGTGGTCTGTTAGGGCCTGAGTATTTCatccgaatactccgggttgacccggatactttgGGTGGCCAGAGTCTCCGGACTTTACTCTGGTTAGGGCTCTCAGTTATGCGTCATAGTGCCAACTCAAAGACTCCGGGTCAGCATAAAATCCTatataacagctagttttggggggttggATGTATACACCCTCTCACCCCCATTCTTTGGGGCTACTGtttgggcacgaaagaaaaaccttctaaAGCCAAAATAACTCATTCACACTCTATCTTAGTgtaaaatttgagaagaaaagtgagttgagttgagagatTGCAAGTTTGAGTGTATGTGAGTGTATCTCGCATCTTGAGTACTTGAGTTTATTGATAAAAAGTTcgcgaagcgtttgttactcttggagctttgagctcctaggcggTCAGGCGTTGCTGGCGAGCACCCAATGTTGTGGTGTGCTACGAAAAGTTTGTGAATGTTTCGATTTCACCTTtagaagggaagaaatcaagagtgaaaagCTAAGTTCAAGTGTGAgtgagcttggagaggaaaatggttgagagagacccagctcaagtgtgactgtcggtgaatcaggaaccagggatccccgaatcccaaggccagacaagcaatccgccacgtggcgccctcccgcggaggtcatctccgcgaggtaaaaaagactaagtcccgggagagggcgctcgggaccacaaacagtggcccccgagtacccgggttccccgataatctgcgaagactaatggacaaggaagaaagtgctcggggaggtgaacagtgacctccgagcaccgaagtcccccgacgaccaggagaaccgagtaccgggagaggtgtgcccggggctgcgagcagtagccccccgggcacccgagtacctcaAGGACttaaggaaggtagttccgggagagagtgctcggggctgcgagcagcggcccccaagcactcggttccctgaggttCCGTACGGTcaagtccgggagagagtgctccggccatgaacagtggccccccgagccctcggttccccgaggaccaagagagggcattctcgggagagagtgctcggggaggtgaacagtgacccccgagcactcggttccccgacgacccaggaagccccccgtcagtggcccccacaggggtccaacgatgaggtgttagccagtgaaaggcccgaggccgcatttaagagcgcgcgtggcttGTCACCTTCAACTGCTCCGCCACGCTcgatgtcagttcctgccatattctggcagaagggcgtggagacatttaatgcacgggtcccatcccgtgccatccggcacgcctcgggatagcatcgcaaggcccgaggtgttccgtctgtcgcgctgctgtggcaggcgaacaagaccaggcgggcatgccgggccgctctacggctgcccggtaggccctctccacggcgcccgttgccagcgccatcatgacgactgaagaccgggcgcggggcgcgttttcaacccccgtcacttcgcgccttggaactcgtgccctcccattcggggtacgctactgccggcgggtatttaaagcggccggcagcGCGGACGAAGACAGGGTGAATTAATTGATAGgcaacgctcgaactctcagacaggCACACACAGAGTCCAACAGAGaccgaagaacaccttcgtacgagcatagaaaccgaagaacaaggagccctaggctctaggatagatagacattcttgtaactagcacattcctgagagacattctcagggcatttacagcatccacacaggagtagggtgttacgcgcagtgcggtccggacctatctaaaaatcccccaacgcatttactcttttctgcattagatcattcctcaccacctgccattgcattcatatctatttatttctccagcaaacatattcagaattatcccccggccgaatctctaaaaaataGTCCCTCAGGAttcctgcgacaggagctaaccctccgatAGTGACCGAGcctctcaacggagacgtaggaaactctagaggaggtgttcgAACTCCGgaaaataaatcttgtgtctcttctcttgtttccttgttcttgtatttttactcaatatttatgcatattgctcgatctacttattcatgtgaaattgattataggtactccgtgaatctacttggaacacacgactttaTTTGGCTTGAACTAGAACTCTTTAGACgcactttaatttcagtttcagatTCTTTTcgtgctgaacccggagtatccgagtcaacccaAAAACTTCGGATTCTATAAATCtgaacccgaagtatccgggtcaacctggaTTATCTGTTGAATAATGTTTTTAGGTTTTTTCAATTAGAATTTTCTTGCAtatatcttgctagaattgaataatctttgtcaatcttagattgtaactttcacatcTTTTTAGAGTGACCGTGTACTAGTTGaatctagcatatttaggattttcacttgtgaaaaatctgttagtttattttccgctgcaagtttataCTAACAATAAAAGAGGACAGATTTTTATAAAATCATCTATTCACATCCTCTAAATGATATCGTTGTAGTTTCAATTATTTGATGTCACAGAGAGAATTTTCTCTTTATTTAGTTAGATGCAAAATCTTAACATAAGTTGGTAGGAGTACAATTCTTTCGGACGAATTTGGCCAGGCTAAACAAGCGTACAATTCTCAAACTATAGCTTAACGATTCAACGGGGGGCATGAAATCTCATCCAGATTGCCCTTCAAATAAACTAGGGTGGAAGCTACCCTTCTAACTTTCAATGCATGAGTACGAATTCTCGTGTCTACACAGTTGTGAGAAACAACGGTTGATGCCTCGCCGGGAATCTTAGGCCAAGAGCCCAGGAGAACGCCGGAGGGGCGGAGGTCGTCATCGTAAGAAAAATCTCAAAGCTCAGAAAGATCGCCGCCttatcagagagagagagacttgccATGCGTATGATTATATGACGTACCGGCGAATAGTGATGTTACCGCTTACTGGTGCTCTTTATTTTCACTATTTACACAAAATAGGCACCTTCAGAACTCACAACAAGTCACTAGCCAGAATCTTtactggaaaaaaaaagaacatcatCGAAGCATTACAACAAACTTTAGCCTGACTACTGCAGAAAACTCATTTGAAATCTGAATGATCATCCAGCCCGCTTTTTTGTGTTTTGACCCACCAGGAGATGGCCTAACTAGATAGAGATGTCCAGTGCTGTTCTTGGTATCAAAACTGTCTCCTTCGGCGCTTGAGACCAGTGGGTACAGCGAAATTATTTTGAGAGCTCTGGAAGGAGGGAATCTCCGGCACGAACATGGTGCTGTCATATGCAGGGTAATGCAAATTACCCTGCCAATGAAGCCCTGAGGCTGTTGGTGGTGAGGGAACCTCGGGCACTATCCATGAATTCTCAGGCACTCGGCTCATAGATTTGTCAACATCAAATCCAGGTACCTGGCCTAACAGTTCTTCAGCAACGAAGCCTTCAGCCAGACGGCATTGTGGAGATCCCCCAGCACTACCCAGCTTAGCATTGTCACCCTGTatagcaagacaacaaaagaacgAGAATGAAGTCTTCATGGAACAGCGTATTTGGTAGGGAGAGAAATGATATTCGATAGTTTGCATTTTAAGGCTTGCCAGTGAATTAGGATAAATGTAGACGTCACActaaaatattgatttttattgtCACATTGTGGTTTAGCCTCAACTATCGCAAAGAGCCAGTCTTCTAAACTAGAGTAATGGGTCAACAACTATAGCAAAACACAAAAGTTTATGTTGTTGAACAGTTTGAAGACAGAACCTACGGTATGCTAGCAGCCTCGCACAACTCTAGAACTTTACAGTTCACCCATCAGCATATTAGTTGATAGAGTCATTTAGTTATCGTAAGGTCAGATAAAACTTAAATCAGATTATGCATTCCTCTGAGCAGATGCTGGAAAGAATCCTAACTCTTAAGGTCCTGAACATGTTTACGGCAGAAGTCTGCATTATGTCACAGTAAAAGGTCCTAAACTAAAAAGAATTGAGCTTGTCAACCAGTAATAATTCAATGAAGAACTCACAAATTTGTATCAAGGGAACGAGAAATGTTTTCTTTCAGTGGTGTTAATATGCATTCCAACCAAAAATTGTACACAAGATACTCATGACATTGAGAAAAGACAGGCAACATGATAAGTTGTATCTGTATCATATGGTAACTTACCTTAGAAGAACCATGCTCAGCAAAGCCAAAGCTTGGACCATATTCTGAGTTATTGAAGAACTCGTCCACAGGCCAATCTGGTAGACTTTCCGATCCATTGCCACCTGAGAATGACAAGTTGTAGGCCCGATTATTATCCCCATTAATTTGGTTGGAGAAGGCTGATGCGGTATGGCTTGATCGCAGAAGTGTTGAACCCTCCTCTGCCAGGTACTCAGATCGAGATTCTACTGATCGAATCGCACTATTGTTCATTGTCGAATCGACCGCTCCTGTCCTCACTGTTGGAACAGAATTCTGCCTAGAATAATCTCCGTTGACTACATTTTGGCTGGGCACAGAATCACTGCCTAGATCCGAAAATGGAACTGTTGGGTTTCTCCTTGGCAGATGTTTCGTTGGCAGAGAAACTGATCCACCAGTCGCATTAGCATGCTTTTCAGCAATAGGTGGAACTGGATCAGCGGGATCAAGGCCAACCTGAACTCCTGTTAGCAGGAATCTTTGATGTGCTGAAACAAAGGAATTTACTGTGTGTATAGCAACATCACAATCTCTACAAAGTAGCGCACGGTCCTCTAGGCAGAAGAAGTATCCAGAAGCCTCCTGCAATGCAGGTAAACATTAGAAATGTCTTACAGGAGGAATCATTACAGTGCAAAGAAAACTGTGTGGGTGCAGTATTGTCTCCATTAACTGGAGCATTAGTTGTGCCATTGCACATGGGCCTTGCACATGACTTGGCCAACTAAGCAGAACGAACTACATGACACCATCATGAGTATCAAAATCCAAATTATCCAGCCTGGACCACATCTCAAAGAACTAAAATAGCAAAATATAGTCGACCCAACATCCATAGGACAACTCAGAAAAGACCATAAAGGTAAAGTGGACATTGTTAAAATGAACAGAAGACAAATTTAACAATAACCCTAAGTGCACCATTCTCTTCCTCTAGCCACCAGCCAAACAAGTGCAATTTGTAAGAGAACAACCTCGCAACTTAAGTTATTCTGTTTACAACCCTCACAACTTAGTTTGATACGGCATAATGATGTCATTACACATAGCTCATGTAATAACTTTACACTTGATGTATTTACTAGGTACTATTCAAAATCAGACAGCGTACAAGAAGGTGGTCCTCAAAAAGGAGGGACGAGGAGTAACGTGTTGGAAGAGAGACCACACATAGAAGGTGCAGTTTAGCTGCCAAAGGTAGTTACAATATTATCACCGCTCAAGGTACAGTTTAGCTGCCTGAAGGTGGTGATGACTTCAAAATTTATTCATGAACTCGTGCATGCAGGCATGTGTGTGAGACTGTGAGGATGCGCACACACACGAGCGAGGACTTGTGCATGTGCATTGTGTGATAATCTTGTTTGACGTCTTAAAAATTTATCTGATTATTTCACTATTGAAAAAATTCAAGGACCTTGTGCATTttaagtgtaatatatgtagCTATGTAACTTATGCACCATTTTACACCTTCATAAAAGGGCAATGATATTCTGATTTTCAGACCAACTAGCTAGAAATGAGCAAGTGGAGAGAAAGCTTTTCTAATGTTAATGGTTACATtctaagggcttgtttggttgAGTTGAGGCTTTTTGGCTTTTAGCTGAAAAAACTACTTTTCTaccttctggcttctggcttttTGATATTggtttttgcaacaaatttttagcttctcagcacaccaaAAGACAGAAAAACTCTCAATCAACTTCTCAtcttttagttcatttcttcATAAGCTAGTTTTTCAACTTGCCAAAAGCCAACTCAACAATTGGGCTATTTGGTTCGGCTTCTGGCTTCCgagaagcagaagccagaatAAGCCAAACCAAACACAGACTAAGTGAGCTTCACCATTGGTGTTGCAAATAAATGTCAGTCAACACTGTGGTCCAACAAAGCTATCCTtgatcatttctttttttaaggcTATTCCCTTGGTCATTTCTAATGCACATTTCCCTCTATCAGGGAACACCGGATTGAATGCTTATCCATTTCATTGAAGTAAGGCTGGAAATGCAGGATAAGACTGCATGTGCATGCACATGCTAAGTAACCCAAGCAGTATGGTGAAGCAAGCATACTCATGCCTAGGCACATGCAGCACAGCATGATCAACTCTAGCCAACATTAATTGTTTCCCTTACTGATTTCAAACTGATAGGTGTTAACTTTAGAGTataaaatattgataaattaaaataaagtaTTGAGGAACTCTCTTAAAACACGCCATTCAACAAAAATGAAGGCATATGCCAATCTTTAATGGGAAATGACCAGATCAGTAAGATAATGAGAGCTTCAATCCATAATTGTCATTTTCAAAACCACAACCTTCCCTGGTTCGTTCATTTGATTTGATAGTTCCACCACTCTGTGCAAACATTAGTGCCCCAAAAGGAAATTCAGTACTCCCTCACCTAAGCTAATAATAGATTATCAGGGATGGCAAATTAGCTCCCTTTGACTGTGGGGAGATAACTTTGACCAACTCTAGATCAATTCCATGTGCCCCCCCTTGCCTCTGCTTCTTCACCAGATACAAGTACAATGGAGTTGCATCACCCCCCCCCACCCCAGCCCAGGAAACACCAACCTCGCCAGTGCTTGTGCCTCCCGCTCTCCCCTCCATGCCTGTGCGTCCATCGGCCGCCCGGCTGGTCCAGGTTACATAGCACACCCCTTGGTTCATTCCAGGCTCCGCCACTGATTACACCCAATTCAACCATTGGATATTGGTGCAGGCCACCACAACCTATCCTATTCCTTCTAAGCTCAATTTGAATACAAGAGTGTCAAATGGTAGCAACGCAACTTCGAGTGTACGGAATGAGATCAGAGAAACACTTAGTGCCTGGTTTTTACTAATAAAAGTTCGTCATAGACCAGCAGTTTGTTTTCTTATGTCGATGTTTGGCATAATAATCATTGGTCAGATTCAATTCGAACGGAGGATGTGGTGGCTCAGTGATGATTTGGGTCCTCAGGAGTGGCACATCAGCACATCATCCAAATCAGTCTCAAGATCCCAGCGGACCCGTAGGCAGATCAGATCATGATGCCTTCCCTGGCATGTGGCATCAGATAAGCCAAAGGGAGCACGAAATCAGATCACTACTTCTCTATGGCGATCAGATCGTAAGTAAACGTCTATGATATACGATGAACAGTTTCGCTTCGATCGCCGATAAGAAATGGTGGCTTCACTAACTAAACACTCCCGCTGAGCAtatctaaaacgatctacaaGCAATATTACAACCTCAATCACCTCGGTTCAGCACCAGAATTCCCCGCCTGCTAGCTAATCCGCGAAAACCCAAAACCCCCAATCGAACAGAAATGGAGGGACCCCGAATCGAGCGACAGAGACGGAGGGACAACATAGACAGGGCGCAGGGCCGGACCTGACATATGTCGCACTTGGGCACGGCCGGCGCCGCGGAAACCGTCGCGGAGGCGCCGGCGTTCGACAGGAGCGGCACCCGCTGGTGCTTCCCGGCGAGCTTGTTGGCGGCGTGCACCTCCTCGTCGCAGGCGACGCAGAGCGCCGCCTCGTCGGCGCAGCACAGAacccgcgcctccgccgccccACACGCGTTGCACTGGATCTTCATCCCCGCCGCGCGGCAGCAGCTAGGGAGGAGAGGACGAACGACGACGACGCGGCGAGGGATGCGATTGGATCGggctccctctccctttctctccccCGCGGTTTAGCTTTTATGCGAGAGGTGGATGGGAAGCTGCGAGCGTGGCGATTAGGGTAGTGTTTGGTTGACGAGCGGGGTAAGAtgagattattattttttaattatttgattGTAAAGTGGAGTAGTGTGATGATTtttacatgaatatattttttaatgttgAACTAGTaaatcctaatttttttaaatatagcCATCCTATTAAATCAGTAAAATCATTCTatcattaatatattttaaatatatgaATAAGATCATCTACCTAGTGCGTGTTTTGTTTAATCAGTGGTGGGGTGGCGTTGCTTTTGGTGGCGGGCGAGGGGGACGAACGATACCAAGCGATGGTCAGCTCCGATGTCGGCACACTCCGCCGGGCGACTGCGCCAAATTTGGCTTTTCCACTATGGCTACCGATGCTAAAATGTCTTTCCGAGCGCGTCATCCAATCTTTTATGTCCCATTGTCGATCGTAATGGGTGTGTTTGTTTTCCGAGAATTGCATCATATAATTAGATTGAgcaaaaatattataaataaagttatatttattaaaaaaagtgtttagttggttgtattTATTTAAACTGGTTGAGTTTAGTTTCTATTTGTTCT
The sequence above is drawn from the Phragmites australis chromosome 10, lpPhrAust1.1, whole genome shotgun sequence genome and encodes:
- the LOC133930850 gene encoding B-box zinc finger protein 22-like encodes the protein MKIQCNACGAAEARVLCCADEAALCVACDEEVHAANKLAGKHQRVPLLSNAGASATVSAAPAVPKCDICQEASGYFFCLEDRALLCRDCDVAIHTVNSFVSAHQRFLLTGVQVGLDPADPVPPIAEKHANATGGSVSLPTKHLPRRNPTVPFSDLGSDSVPSQNVVNGDYSRQNSVPTVRTGAVDSTMNNSAIRSVESRSEYLAEEGSTLLRSSHTASAFSNQINGDNNRAYNLSFSGGNGSESLPDWPVDEFFNNSEYGPSFGFAEHGSSKGDNAKLGSAGGSPQCRLAEGFVAEELLGQVPGFDVDKSMSRVPENSWIVPEVPSPPTASGLHWQGNLHYPAYDSTMFVPEIPSFQSSQNNFAVPTGLKRRRRQF